In the Setaria italica strain Yugu1 chromosome VI, Setaria_italica_v2.0, whole genome shotgun sequence genome, one interval contains:
- the LOC101776659 gene encoding bifunctional dethiobiotin synthetase/7,8-diamino-pelargonic acid aminotransferase, mitochondrial, producing the protein MLPRLLLRSRHRRRYSSAAATVPLSTPTFAVFGANTGVGKTLVSAGLVAALLNSRSPSVSAVSYLKPLQTGYPADSDARFVFARAPALLRASSSPRATRLVASCRTLFPSPAVGPEAEPLHQSQEKVVTYGGDGAEEETKVLACRTVYAWREPVSPHLAAEREGMAAGDDEVRGCVDQWLMEEGVGEGGEVWKVLETAGGVASPSASGTLQCDLYRPFRLPAILVGDGRLGGISSTLSAYETLLLRGYDVSTVILEDRDLTNDTFLLSYLRNRVHVLALPQIPEDPSDDLTDWFSESSSVFNLLKDSLQSFHSKRVERLNGMQKKSKDLLWWPFTQHNLVPQDSVTVIDSRCGENFSAYKIKDNTMMLVPQFDACASWWTQGPDSDLQIELARDMGYAAARYGHVMFPENVHEPALRAAELLLGGVGKGWASRVYYSDNGSTAVEIALKMAFRKFSLDHGILADSEKSIRNERNIQLKVLALNGSYHGDTLGAMEAQAPSAYTSFIQQPWYSGRGLFLDPPTVCIKSETCNVSLPQSMQHYPRTSGDTCFPSLAEVFCKTRDTSSAADLYLSYIKQQLSEFSQSSNSDHLAALIIEPVIQGAGGMLMIDPLFQRVLVRECRSRKIPVIFDEVFTGFWRLGVESASELLGCLPDIACYAKLMTGGIVPLAATLATEEVFESFKSDSKLTALLHGHSYTAHAMGCMAALKAIQWYRDPSTNSNLDLDHMKLKELWDGALVKQLSSLPNVKRVVSLGTLCAIELKAEGSDAGYASLYASSLVQQLRREDDIYIRPLGNVIYLMCGPCTPRDSCSRQLHKVLRRLCDLN; encoded by the exons ATGcttccccgcctcctcctccgctcccgccaccggcgccgctactcctccgccgccgccaccgtgcccCTATCCACACCGACCTTCGCCGTCTTCGGCGCCAACACAGGCGTCGGCAAGACCCTCGTCTCcgcgggcctcgtcgccgccctcctCAACTCCCGCTCTCCCTCCGTCTCGGCCGTCAGCTACCTCAAGCCGCTTCAGACCGGCTACCCCGCGGACTCCGACGCGCGATTCGTCTTCGCCAGGGCCCCCGCGCTGCTCCGCGCGTCCTCCTCCCCCCGCGCCACCCGCCTCGTCGCCTCATGCCGCACCCTCTTCCCGTCCCCTGCCGTGGGCCCGGAGGCGGAACCCCTCCACCAGAGCCAGGAGAAGGTGGTGACATACGGAGGGgatggggcggaggaggagacgaaGGTGCTCGCGTGCAGGACGGTGTACGCTTGGCGGGAGCCGGTGTCGCCGCACCtggcggcggagagggaggggatggCGGCGGGGGACGATGAGGTCAGGGGGTGCGTGGACCAGTGGCTGATGGAGGAAGGCGTcggggagggtggggaggtgTGGAAGGTGCTGGAGACGGCTGGCGGCGTGGCCAGCCCCAGCGCGTCGGGCACGCTGCAGTGCGACCTCTACCG GCCTTTTAGGTTACCTGCTATTCTAGTTGGAGATGGTCGTCTGGGTGGTATTTCATCCACTTTGTCTGCATATGAAACTTTGTTGCTAAGAGGGTATGATGTGAGCACAGTTATTTTGGAAGATCGTGACTTAACAAATGACACATTCTTGCTTTCTTACTTAAGAAACAG GGTACATGTGCTTGCCTTGCCACAGATTCCTGAAGATCCTTCAGATGACCTAACAGATTGGTTTTCTGAATCATCCTCCGTTTTTAATTTGCTTAAGGATTCCCTGCAATCATTTCATTCAAAAAGAGTTGAGAGGTTAAACGgcatgcaaaaaaaatcaaaagattTACTGTGGTGGCCCTTTACTCAGCACAATCTTGTTCCTCAAGATTCTGTTACAGTAATTGATTCACGTTGTGGTGAGAATTTCTCAGCATACAAG ATTAAAGACAACACGATGATGCTTGTCCCTCAATTTGATGCATGCGCAAGTTGGTGGACTCAGGGGCCTGATTCTGACTTGCAG ATTGAACTTGCAAGAGATATGGGTTATGCTGCTGCAAGGTATGGTCATGTGATGTTTCCAGAGAATGTTCATGAGCCTGCTCTTCGTGCTGCGGAACTTTTGCTTGGAGGAGTTGGTAAAG GTTGGGCTTCTCGGGTCTATTATTCTGACAATGGATCCACTGCAGTTGAAATTGCTCTAAAGATGGCATTCCGTAAATTTTCACTTGATCACGGAATTCTTGCGGACAGTGAAAAGAGCATAAGAAATGAAAGAAACATTCAGTTGAAG GTCCTTGCTCTAAACGGTTCATATCATGGTGATACACTGGGCGCTATGGAAGCTCAAGCTCCATCAGCTTATACATCGTTTATTCAGCAGCCATG GTACTCTGGTCGGGGACTTTTTCTAGATCCTCCAACCGTGTGTATTAAAAGTGAAACATGCAATGTTTCTTTGCCCCAATCAATGCAGCATTATCCACGGACTTCTGGTGATACAT GTTTTCCTTCACTAGCTGAAGTTTTTTGCAAGACCAGGGACACATCATCTGCTGCAGATTTATATTTGTCCTACATAAAACAGCAATTATCAGAATTTTCTCAATCCAGTAATTCAGACCATCTTGCAGCACTAATTATAGAACCAG TAATACAAGGTGCTGGGGGAATGCTCATGATAGATCCGCTTTTTCAGCGAGTACTTGTCCGTGAATGTAGAAGTCGAAAAATACCTGTCATATTTGACGAGGTATTTACCGGATTCTGGCGTCTAGGTGTGGAG TCTGCTTCAGAGCTGCTTGGGTGTCTACCAGATATTGCCTGTTACGCTAAATTGATGACTGGGGGAATTGTGCCATTAGCTGCAACCTTAGCAACGGAGGAAGTTTTTGAATCCTTCAAAAGTGACTCTAAG CTTACAGCGCTTTTACATGGTCATTCCTATACTGCTCATGCCATGGGCTGTATGGCAGCACTAAAAGCCATCCAATGGTACCGGGATCCATCCACCAATTCGAACCTTGATTTGGATCATATGAAGCTAAAGGAG CTATGGGATGGTGCACTTGTGAAGCAATTATCATCACTACCAAATGTGAAAAGAGTAGTCTCCTTAGGAACTCTATGCGCAATTGAGCTCAAGGCTGAAGGATCTGATGCTGG